The nucleotide sequence CTCGTGGCTGTGGGTGATGCCGGTGGGGTCGGCGGCTTCGCCGTCGGCCAGCGAGTCACCCAGCGTGCGCTCGTCGTCCGAGCGGTCGGCCGCCGCGTCCAGCGAGCGCGGGGTTTCGGCCATGGCCAGCAGGTCCGCCACCTCCTGCACCTCGCGGCCCAGCAGCGCCGCCACGTCCTCGACCCGCACGTTGCCGTCACGGCGGCCCTGGCGTTCGGCGAAGGCCGGGTCGTTCTCCAGCGTGCGGCGGGCGCGCAGCACCTGCTGCAGCTCGCGCACCACGTGCACCGGCAGGCGGATCACGCGGCCCTGGTTCATCACCGCCCGCTCGACCGACTGGCGGATCCACCAGGTGGCATAGGTGGAGAAGCGGAAACCGCGCTCGGGCTCGAACTTGTCGATGGCGTGCATCAGGCCGAGGTTGCCCTCCTCGATCAGGTCGGCCAGCGGCACGCCGCGCCCCAGGTAGCCCTTGGCGATGCTGACCACCAGCCGCAGGTTGTGCTCGATCATGGCCTGCCGCGCGGCGAAGTCGCCGGCGCGCGCCCGGGTGGCAGCCTCGAACTCCTCCTGCGCGGTGAATAGCGGGGTGCGCCGGATGTCGCGCAGGTAGAGCGTGAGCGTGTCGGTGGATTCGCCCGCCAGGTCGGCGGCCAGCTCGCGCGGCGCCAGCTCCTGCGGCTCGACCGGCATCTCCGCTCCCGGGTCTGCGGTCGCGTCCGGTGTCGCAGAGGATGCCTGCCCGTCACGCCGCTTCATCGCCCTTACCTCGCGGGCAGGTAGCGGGCCGGATCGACCGGCCGGCCCT is from Ramlibacter tataouinensis TTB310 and encodes:
- the rpoS gene encoding RNA polymerase sigma factor RpoS, which codes for MPVEPQELAPRELAADLAGESTDTLTLYLRDIRRTPLFTAQEEFEAATRARAGDFAARQAMIEHNLRLVVSIAKGYLGRGVPLADLIEEGNLGLMHAIDKFEPERGFRFSTYATWWIRQSVERAVMNQGRVIRLPVHVVRELQQVLRARRTLENDPAFAERQGRRDGNVRVEDVAALLGREVQEVADLLAMAETPRSLDAAADRSDDERTLGDSLADGEAADPTGITHSHEVERLLANWIDALSHREQEVLAGRFGLHDREPETLEVLSDRLGLTRERVRQIQNEALLKLKRHMARNGIDKEALL